In the Blautia coccoides genome, TGGCTGCAGAATTTCTGGACAGTGATGTACGCTTTGCAGGGGCAGGAGACAGGGAATATGCGTGTGGAAAACAGAAGGTGGTGGATTATTTCTGTAAGGACATACATAATATAAGGGATGCATTTTATCCGGAAGTTTCTGTTATCGATGAACAGCCTCTGAGCGAAGAGATCATAAGCCTTTCCTGCAGGGTGGATTTAAAAAACGAGACGTACGCCTGGCAGATGCGGGTGCATTTCACCCTGGCGCTGCAGAGCGAAGGGTGGCGGATCAAAAGCATTTGCCTTTTAGATACCAAGAGTGGCCAGGAGGAGCAGCTACATATCTATAACAATATTCCTGGAGCTGTATTTTGCTGTAGATTTGATGACTCCTTTTCCGTCATTGAAGCGAATGACGGCCTTTTTGAATTTCTGGGATACACCAGAGAGGAGTTCGCCGCCATGGGCAATAAGATGTCTTCTGTTATCTATCCGGAAGACCTGGCAGTCATGACGGAGAAACTGAAGGAGCAGTTAAAGTACGGCAATACCATACATAACCAAAACCGGCTGGTCTGCAGGGATGGTTCCGTCAAATGGATTTCCATAAAGGCCCAGCTCTTTACTGAAAAATCAGGAGAACAGTATTTTTATTGTGTTTTTGTGGATGTCACTGAGGAAAAGCAGATCCAGGAGAAATCCAGGGAATTATTTGAAAAAGAGATGGCTTACTTTGCGGAGCTGTCCTCTTCCGAGAAAAATTTCCGCGGCCGGATGAACGTGACGAAAAACTGCGTGGAGAGCTACGTATCTGCCCTTGACGACGCCATAACCCATGTGGGAGCCACCTATGAGGAGACGGTGCGGAATATGTCCCAGTCCGCTGTGGACTGGCAGTATGGAGAAAAGATCAGCAGTGCCCTAGACAGGGAGAAGGTATTAGCGGATTACAGTGCAGGAAAAGTGGATCACAGGTTTGAATTTTTGAGAAGGAGAAAAGACGGAAGTGTGTTCTGGAGTAATACCAACTTTCGTTTCCAGCAGAATCCCCAGACCGGTGATATTATGGTTTTCTTCTATACATTTGATGTGACGGAGCAGAAAACCCAGGAACAGATCTTAAAAAAGATAACGGATCTTGGCTTTGAGTTTATCGCTGACATTGATATCCGCCGCGATACCTATCAACTGATATCCTTTGACGAAGATGCATACGGAATCCTGCCAAAGAGCGGGCACTTCCAAAAGGAGGTCAGGGAGATAGCAGAGAGCACAATGGAGGGAGCAGCCCGTGAATCGTATCTGAAGTACCTGGAATACAGTTATATGGAGGAACGGCTGGAGGAATGTGAATCCTATTCCTTTATTGTAGAGATGAAAAATGAGGCCAAGGAGCCGCGGGTCAAGCGCTGCGAGGTCTTCTACATAGATCGGGAACTGGGACGGGCCTGCCTGGCAAGAACGGATGTGACAGATGTGGTCCGTCAGGAGCAGCGCCAGAAGGAAGAAATGGCAGCAGCTCTGGTGGCGGCAGAGCAGGCAAACGCGGCAAAGTCAGATTTTCTTTCCCGTATGAGCCATGAAATCCGTACGCCTATGAATGCCATTATCGGTATGAGTGCCATAGCGGCCCAGTCCATAGGAGACGATGAGCAGGTGGCAGACTGTATTGCCAAGATAGGAATCTCATCGCGCTTTCTTTTGTCACTGATCAACGATATTCTGGATATGAGCAGGATCGAGAGCGGCAAGATGCTGCTGAAGAATGAAAAGATCCCCATGGAAGAATTTTTAAATGGGGTCAATTCTATCTGCAATGCCCAGGCCGCGTCAAAGTGTGTGGATTACGAGTGTATTGTGGACCCCGTGCTGGATGATTACTACATGGGGGATGCCATGAAGCTGCAGCAGGTGCTCATCAACATTTTGTCCAATGCCATTAAATTCACCCGTGAGGGCGGCAAAGTAAATTTTTCTGTTGCCCAGATGCGCAGAACAAAAAATGATGCGGTTCTCCGGTTTGTCATCAATGATACCGGTGTAGGCATGAATGAGGAGTTTATTCCTCATATATTTGAACCTTTTTCCCAGGAGAGCACAGGTACTACAGCCCTCTACGGAGGTACCGGCCTTGGGCTTGCCATTTCCAAAAACATTGTGGACATGATGGACGGGCGCATTATTGTGCGCTCTATCAAAGGAATCGGTTCTGAGTTCACTGTGGATGTGAAGCTTGGCATCACAGAGGAGGAAAAGCTGCATCACAGCCAGAAAAAACAGAATTATAATTTTTCAAATCTCAAGACATTGGTTGTGGATGATGACGTGGCTGTCTGTGAGAGTGCCATGGTCACCCTGAAAGAGATGGGAATATCTGCAGAGTGGGTGGACAGCGGTCCAAAAGCCGTAACCCGGGTACGGAATCTGTGGAACAACGGAAAATATTTTGATATGATACTGATCGACTGGAAGATGCCGGAGATGGACGGCATAGAGACTGCACGGCGCATCCGCAGCATTGTGGGGGCTGAGGTGACGATCATTATTGTGACAGCATATGATTGGAGTTCCATTGAGCATGAGGCAAAGATGGCCGGTGTCAATCTGCTGATCAGCAAGCCTATGTTTAAGTCCTCCCTCATATTCGCCTTTTCCAAAGCCCTTGGTAAAAAGGAAGAGGAAAAGGAAAAGAAAAAAGATGCGGAAATGGACTATGATTTCACAGGGAAACGTGTGCTTTTGGCAGAGGATCATCCTCTGAATACGGAAATCGCGGTTATGCTTTTGGAGGGGAAAGGCTTTACTGTGGAGACTGCGGAGAACGGTCTGCGTGCCCTGGAGCTGTTCAGCAAATCAGAGGAGGGATATTACGATGCTGTATTGATGGATATCCGTATGCCTCTCATGGATGGACTGACAACGGCTACCAACATCCGTCATCTCAGCAATTTAGACGCGAAGACTATTCCGATCATTGCCATGACTGCGAATGCCTTTGATGATGATATTGAAAAAAGTAAGGCGGCAGGGATGAACGCTCACCTGGCAAAGCCCATAGATCCGGCAAGACTGTTTCAGACCTTGTATGACTTTATTTTCAGAAAGGAAGACTGAATGAGCGCGGAATAATACTTCTGTCCAAGGGGCAGGCTCAAAGAGAGAGCCTGCCCCTTGTCCGGGAAGGCGGGACTGTAAGGAGGAATTACATGGATAAGATATTTGTGGTGGAAGATGAACGGAAGCTTTGCAGGGAGCTTATGGCAGTTCTTGAAAAAAACGGATATAGCTGTGTCAGCTCTGAAAATTTTGAGCATATGGCAAAAGAGATCCTGGATGCGGAGCCAGATCTGGTCCTTCTTGACATAAATCTTCCGGGCTGTGACGGCTTCAGCATCTGCAGAGAAGTGCGGCAGTCCTCCCAGGTGCCTATCCTCATTGTCACAAGCCGGGATACCAATATGGATGAAGTGTTCGGGTTCCATGTGGGAGCAGATGATTTTATTACAAAGCCTTATAACATCCATGTGCTTCTTGCACGTATGGAGAGACTTCTCAAACGCTGGGGCGGCCAGCAAAAGCCTGATCTGCGTCTGACCCACAAAGGTGTTGTCCTGGATATTTTGAAATCCCGTATAGAGTATGACGGCAAACAGGCTGACCTTACTAAAAACGAGCTGGGTATCATGCGGATCCTCATGGAAAATAAGGGGAATGTAATCCCCAGGAATGAAATCATCAAAGCCCTGTGGGAACAGGACGAGTTTGTGGAGGACAGCACCCTTACGGTGAACATTAACAGAATCCGAAAGAAACTGGAGAATATGGGGGTTACTGATTTTTTGGTTACCAGAAGAGGGCATGGCTATCAAGTGTAAAGGAGTATGGAGCATGAAGTTTTCCCAATATCTGAGAGATAAGAGCATGGAGTGTATCCTATTTACAGGGACAGGTATCGCGACCGGTATGTTTCTTCTGGTACTCTCCGCAGAGCTGCCTGTGATCCTTATGTGTGAGCTGCCGTTTTTCTTTGTGTTTTTCTTGTGCCTGTATCTGGATCACAGCAGGAAAAAGGAATATTATGAATCCCTGTTACAGGTATTTGAAGATTTGGATGAAAAAAGATATTTATCTGAAACGGTGGAAAGGCCGTCTTTTTTGGAGGGAAAGATATGCCACTCCATTTTAAGGCAAATGGAAAAGGACATGAATGACCAGGCCATTAAGCAGGAAATGGAATTCAGGGTATACAAAAATTACATTGAATCCTGGGTGCATGAGGTAAAGCTTCCCATTGCCTCCTCCAAACTGCTGATTGAAAACCACAAAAATGAAGTGACTCTGAGTCTGGAGGAGGAGCTGGACAGGATTGACAATTATGTGGAACAGGTCCTCTATTATGCCAGGAGTGAGAACGTGGAGGAGGATTATCACCTGGAATGGACAAATCTGGAGCCGGTGATCCGGCAGACGGTAAAGCGTTTTGCCAGAGACCTTATCAGCCACAAGGTTATGCCCTCCATAGAGGTCCAAGAGTGCACTGTGATGACGGATGAAAAATGGCTTTCCTTTATCCTGGGACAGCTCATACAAAACGCAGTAAAATACTGCGGCCCTGATGCCAAACTCCGCTTTTACGTGCGGCAGAAGGAGGGAGAGACTTTTTTATATGTGGAGGACAACGGCATAGGTATTGCCGCCAGGGATCTGCCCAGAGTCTTCGACCGGGGGTATACGGGAGAGAATATCAGAAAAACCTCAAATGCCACAGGCATGGGACTGTATCTGTGCAGACAGCTTTGTCTTAAAATGGGTCTGAGCCTTGCCATTGATTCACAACAGGGCCGTGGGACCAGTATCTGCATTGGTTTTCCAAACTGTGGGCCAAAGGAAACATAACAAAAATGTAATATAAATGTTAGACATATCTGTGGATGTCCCGGAAAAACTAAAGTATCATAGGTGTAGAGTAAGGAGGTACAGATATGCAGACAATATTAAAAGCAGAAAATATTCAAAAATATTATAAAAATAAAGGCAGTATTACCAAGGCGGTAGACAACATCAGCTTTGAGGTGGAAAAAGGTGATTATGTGGGGATCATGGGAGCTTCCGGCAGCGGAAAATCCACCCTGTTAAACTGCATTGCCACCATAGACAACGTTACCGCGGGTAAGCTCTATGTGGGAGGAAAGGAGATCACAAAGCTGAAAGAAGAACAGCTCTCCGCCTTCAGAAGAGAACAGTTGGGATTCGTTTTTCAGGACTTTAATCTTCTGGATACCCTTAACGCCCACGATAACATTGCGCTGGCGCTGGCTATTCTTGGGGAAAAGCCCCGAAAGATAGAGGCCAGGGTTGCATCCATAGCGGATATTCTTGGGATCAGCGATATACTTGAAAAATACCCCTATGAAATATCAGGGGGACAGAAGCAGCGTATAGCCTGCGCAAGAGCAGTCATAACAAATCCGTCCCTGATACTGGCAGATGAGCCGACAGGCGCTCTGGATTCCAAGTCCTCCGGCATGCTGCTGGAAAATTTCAGAAAGCTGAATGAGGAACTGGAAGCCACTATTTTAATGGTTACCCATGATGCGTTTACAGCCAGCTACTGCAAACGGATCCTGTTTATCAAGGACGGAAAGATTTTTAATCAGATAACAAGAGGGAATGACAGCAGAAAGCAGTTCTTTGAAAGGATAATCGATGTGGTGACATTCCTGGGAGGTGACCATGGCAATGTTATCTGAGAAGAACAACGTATCGGATGTTATGTTCCAAAGGCTGGCAAGGAATAATGTAAAAAAGAATATGCGCCATTATCTCATATACTTTATCACGCTTCTGTTCAGCGTTTCCATGCTCTATACGTTTAATTCTATCGGCGCACAGTTTTCCATGCTGAATATGTCGGACAGAGGAAGCTACCTGGCCTTTTCTTCGGGTATGATGGCAAGCGTCTCCGTGTTTATCAGTCTGATCTTAGGTTTTTTGGTGGTCTATGCCAATAAATTCCTGATGCGCAGAAGAAAAAAAGAGCTGGGAATATATATCACTCTTGGGATGAGACAGAAGGATATATCCAGGATGCTGGTAAAGGAGACCGTGATCATAGGCGGGCTGTCTCTTATATGGGGGATACTGCTGGGGATTTTTCTCTCCCAGGGACTATCCCTTATCACCATAAAATTTTTACAGATAGAAGGGGCACAGTACAGGTTTGTCATCTCTCCTCTGGCTGTGGTGGAATGCCTTGTGTTTTACTCTCTGATCTTCTTTTTTATGAATTGGAGAAATAAAAAAATGCTGGCAAAGCACAGTCTGGTAGAATTCCTCTACGCAGATAAGAAAAATGAGGAGGCTCCGGATGAGAAGCTGGCCGAGAAATTCTTCATGCTGACAGCCTCTGTGATCTGTATGGCGGTAAGCTCCGTTATCTCTGTCATAGACGGATTCAATATGAAGTATATCTCTGCCAGTGTGGTGGTGCTTTTTATCGGAACCTTTTTATTCTTCCGCTCGGTAGCAGGGATCTTTTTGTTTTTGCTGCACAAAAAGAAGAGGCTGTATTACAAGGATTTGAATATGTTCTCCATCCATCAGGTGAGCAGCAAGATCAATTCCACCAACAAAGTGCTGTCCGTGATCTGCCTTCTTCTGTTTCTGTCATTTACCACTATTTCTGTAGGACTGGGAATAAGTGTTTCCGTGTCCAAAGGACTTTCTAAAATGACATCTGCAGATGCAGTGATAGAAAGCTATCGTGAAAATTCGGGGCAGGAGATATCTGTCAAGGATAAGCTGGAACAGCTTGGATTTCCCCTTGAAAAACTGACATCCAGCACTGTGGAAGTGGATCTGTATGAGCAGTCTGACATCTCTATCAGCAGCTTTTTCCTTCCGGGAACACCGGGGAAAGAAAAGCTTTTGAAGGACAGATACAAAAATATGGATCAGCCGCTTTATGTGATGAAGATTTCCGCGTTCAATGATCTGCGCAGGCAGCAAGGCCTTGAACCTATAAACATGGATGGACAGGAATTTTTAATCAACTGTGATGTATCTGAGATCAGTAAGGCATATGAGTATTATGCGGAGCATGGGGAGGCGCCCATAGAGATCAACGGACATTCCCTCTCTCTTATGAAAAATGGTGTCTATCAGATGCCTTATCAGAATGTAAATGTGCTTTCAGACATGGGAACTCTGATCGTGCCCGATGAGGCGGCAGAGGGATTGGAATCTTTTCGTTCCCTTTTAAACTGCATGTATACGGAAAATTCAGAGCAGATGGAAGAGGCTTTTATGGATGCCTGGATGGAACTGAATGATACAGGACTTCGCATTGCTACAAAGAGACTGATCATCACAGAGATCACATCCACCAGCATGACGCTTTCCTATATTGCCGTGTATCTCGGCATTATTTTTCTGATATGTGCCTGCGCGGTTCTGGCACTGCAGCAGACAGCCAATGCCATTGACAATACAGCCCGTTATGAAACCCTGAAAAGGCTGGGAGCCAAAGAATCGTCCATGAGAAAAACACTGCGGACTCAGATTCTGGTATATTTCGGTGTGCCCCTTGTGCTGGGACTTCTCTACTCTGTTGTGGGAATCCGTGTCATGTACACGGAGCTGGGAAATGTTCCTGCAGATGTGATCGCCCAGAATGTATTGTTTGCGTCTGTTATGTTTATATTGGTGTATGGTTCTTATTTCTTTATTACGTATAACAATACAAAAAATATATTAAAATTGGACAGAGATTAGAAAATTTAGGAGGCAGGTGATCCATCACCTGCCTCCTAGTCTCTGTATCAGATTACCTTATATTCTTTCAGAAGATCTTCGATCAGGGTCCCGGAGATTTTCCGCAGAGCCTGTTTCTCAACCAGTTTCATGATCCAGGGCACTTTCATGTCAATGGCTTTCTTGCCGTCCAGCATTTTTGAGGTGGCATCCAAAAGGGCGCGGATATCGTAACAGGAGGCATAGACTTCAGGAACACCGCGGTCCACTTGGAGGAGGGTATAAACAGCCTCCATAGCGGTTCTGACAGAGTATTCTGTGGTGAATACCGTGTCCCGGACCGTATCTGCGAACTGACCGATAAATGCGAAGTTCACACAGGAATCAGGTACCACTTTGGGTCTGTCGCCTGCAGTCCTGGGCATGAAAAATGCAGTGATATAAGGCATCATACAGGGGATGCACCGGGCGGAATGAGCGGCCATATCCGGGATTTCCTCCACGGGAACACCCAGATGATACAGCCATTCCTCTGTGATCTCACGTCCTGTGCACTCACGCATCGGCTTTTTCACATAGTCTCCGGGGACATCCGTGAACAGGCCGTACACCCAGACTACAAGCTGGTCTTTGGGCTGCTCCTTAAAGTGGGGCTGGCGGTTCAGGGTGTAGCTCATCAGCCAGGAGGAATCTTTGCAGGTCACAATACCGCCGGTAACTACTTTTCCGCTGAAAGGATCTCTTTTACAGACTTTTTGGATATAGGGCGGAATCCTGTCATCCAAGGTGGTAACGGTAGCGGATTCCCAGGTGGTTTTATCCGTCTCACTGCAGAATTTGTCAGGATTTCCGAAGGAAGGGTCCTGTGCCGCAATATTTTTCCACAGCTCCCAGCACCCGCCGGGAGTGTCGTTGAACACAGGCGCGTGTTCATCATCTCCCAGACTGGAGTTCTCCGTACAGCTTCCGTTGGTGACAAAGACAAGATCGTCATCCAGAAGATCGATACATTCCTCCTGACCATTGTGGATCATCATGATCTTCCGGGCAGCTTTTTTCTTGGGTGTGATATCAAAAATCACATTGGTGACTCTGGTGTCATACTGGAACTGGACGCCGTGGGCCTCCAGGTACTTCACCATTGGAAGGATCAGGGACTCGTACTGGTTATATTTTGTGAACTTAAGCGCAGACAGATCCGGGAGTCCGCCGATGTGATGGATGAAACGCTGGATATAAAGCTTCATCTCCAGAGCGCTGTGCCAATCCTCAAAGGCGAACATGGTTCTCCAGTAGAGCCAGAAATTGGATCTGAAAAATTCCTCTGTGAAGACGTCGTTTATCTTTTTGTCATACAGATCCTCATCCTTTGTGAAGAAGAGCTGCATGATCTCCATAGCGGCTTTGTCGCTGAGAGCGAATTTATTATCCGTGTGGGCATCCTGGCCTCTGTTCTCTGTCACACGCATGAGAGAGTAATTGGGGTCTTTTTTATTCAGCCAGTAAAATTCGTCCAGGACTGAGGCGTCTTCCACCTCCAGAGAGGGGATGGAGCGGAAGAGATCCCAGAGACATTCAAAATGATCCTCCATCTCACGACCGCCCCGGATGATAAAGCCCTTCTGTGCATCCTTTATGCCGTCACAGGCACCGCCGGGCAGGGACAGCTCCTCCAGAATGTGGATATGTTCCCCTTTCATCTGCCCGTCTCTCACCAGGAAACAGGCGGCTGCCAGGGAAGCCAGACCGGAACCTACCAGATATGCGGATTTGCGGTCAACACCTTCGGGTTTTACGGGACGTGCGAATGCTTCATAATTGCCATTGCTGTAATACATATGAATACCTCCTTGTCTATAGGAATCATTATTTGCTTTTTTATCTGTCTTTACTATAAACGGGGAGAGAAAAGATTGCTATACACAGAAAACGCGCAGTGTCAAAAGTTTAGACACTGCGCGTAAAATGTATAAAAAGATATGGGGGCACTTGTGTTTCCGGCAGAAGGCTTCTCATGGGTAAGCGTAAAACGCCTGCTCAATGCCTTTTATCTGTCCGAAAACGTTCCAATGCCCCGGTAATGGTGCCGTGCACAAGAAGACTCAGACGGTCTGTCATGGCTTCCGGTTTTTCCTTCATGCCGCTTTCAATCCATTCACAGATCAGACCCACAAAAGCGTACTTATAAAAATTGGCAATAAACTGTTTGTCTGTGTCACGGACAGACATACCCTCTGATTTTTCTTCAATGACGCCCAGCAGGAGGCGGTACATCTGCTGAAAGAGAAAATGCTCCAGATATTCCCGGCTGACAGAGTGGTATGTGTTTTTGACAAAATTCCGGTTGCTTAAAATGTAAGAGAGGATCTGGAGAAATCCCTCCTGCCAGGTGTCATAAGTGGTCTTTTCCCCCAGTCTCTTTTCCGCCTCGTTGATGTAGATCCATTCGATCAGATCATAAATATCCTGGAAGTGATAGTAAAAGGTCTGCCGGTTCACACCGCAGTCTTCCGAGATATCCACCACCGTTATCTTTTCCAGGGGTTTTTGTTCCATCAGATGTTTCAGAGACTGGGCCAGTGCCCGTTTTGTGGTCTGCGACATATTCCGCTCCTTTCCGCAGCAGCAGTTATCTCTTCAGTAAATCCCTGTAAAAGCCAGGGTAGGAGATGTCCACACAGTCTGCCTGCAGTATCTCTGTCTCGCCCTGTGCGGCAATGCCGGCCACGGCGAAGGACATGGCGATCCTGTGATCCAGGTGGCTTTCTAGTACAGCACCGTGCAGTGGTCTGCCTCCGTTTATCACCATACCGTCCTCTGTGCCTGTGATGTCGGCACCCATTGCGCTTAAATGATGTACCAGGATATCAAGCCGGTTGGATTCCTTGACTTTAAGCTCCTGTGCGTCCCGGATGACAGTGCTGCCTTCGGCGAAGGCTGCCATTACGGCCAGGATGGGAAGTTCGTCGATGAGTGTGGGAATGACGGCCCCTTCAATGACGGTTCCCTTCAGGGGACTGTGTTTCACCAGCAGATCAGCCACAGGCTCCCTGCCGTGTTCCCTTCGGTTCAGGATTGTAATGTCAGCACCCATTCGGCGGCATATGCGGAGAATACCGTCTCTTGTGGGATTGATGCCCACATTTTTGATCAGCAGTTCGGAGCCGGGAACTAAAAGGGCAGCGGCGATAAAATAAGCAGCAGAGGAGATATCTCCCGGTACAGCTACTTCCTGCCCCATAAGCCGCGGCTCCGGCTGTATGGACACAGTACAGCCGTCTGTCTTAAGGGCAGCACCGAAGCTTGACAGCATACGCTCTGAGTGGTCCCTGGAGACATAAGGCTCTGTGACACTGGTTACGCTGTCCGTGTACAGCCCGGCCAGCAAAATGCAGGACTTCACCTGGGCGGATGCCACAGGGGAGTGATAGTCGATCCCTTTCAGATGACTGCCGCGGATCCTCAGGGGAGCACAGCCGTCACCTGAAAGGCTTTCCACATCAGCTCCCATCATGGTGAGAGGAGTGATGATCCGTTTCATAGGGCGCTTCTGAATGGAAGCATCTCCGGTCAGGGTACTTTCAAAGGACTGTCCTGCCAGGATACCGGATATGAGTCTTGTAGTGGTTCCGCTGTTGCCCGCGTCCAGAATGTCCGCAGGCGCCTGAAGGCCGTGCAGGCCTTTTCCGTGCACCAGGATCTGATCCGGGGACTCCTCAATGTCAATTCCCATTTTCCTGAAGCACGCAATGGTGGAGAGACAGTCGGCGCCTCTCAAAAAATTTGTGATCCGGGTGGTGCCTTCGGAGATGGCTCCCAGCATAACTGCACGGTGGGAGATTGATTTATCTCCGGGAATGGTAACTTCGCCTCTCAGGGCATTTATTTTTTTGAATTTCATGAATGGCTCCTAACGTTCATATATGATGTAGTTCCGCTTTCCAAGCTGTTCTGCTGCTTCCTGCTGGGCTGTCTGATCATAGAAGTCTATTTTCAGTACGCCCTCATCGAACTCCCGGTTGTGGATAATGCCGATGTTTTTTATGCTGATATTGTTCATGGACAGTATGGTGGCAATGGTGGCAATGGCACCTGTCTCGTCAATGATATCGCAGTAGAGGGCATACTCCTTTTTGATGGGGCCGCTGGAGGTGTCGCTGATGGAATCCCTGTACTCTCTGGAATCTGAGAACATCTGATAAAGACCGTCCCCGTCGCGCTGGTCCACCAGGTATTTTGCCTGTACGATCAGGCGGATGAATTCATCCAGGACCTGGGAAATATTCTCCGGGTTTTCCATACAGATCTGCTGCCACATGTAAGGGGAAGAGGAGGCAATCCTGGTAATATCCTTAAAACCGCCGGCGGCAATGGATTTCATATGCTGTGAGGGGGAATCCAGCTTGTTGACCAGATTCACAAGGGCGGCTGCAACCACGTGGGGAAGATGGCTTACGGCAGCGGTAATGTAGTCGTGCTCCTCCCAGGTAAGTATCATGGGCAGGGCACCGATGGAGGTTACAAGCTCTGTGTAAACTCCTATCTTATCAAGCCCTACTTCCTCTGAGGGTGTCAGGATATAGTAAGCATTTTCAATCAGATGGTCCGTGGAATGTTCATAACCGGTCTTTTCACTGCCTGCCATAGGATGACCGCCGATGAAATTAGGGGCCATGGAGAGAGCGGTGATCTCTCTGTGTATCTCTCCCTTTACACTTCCCACATCTGTCAGAATGCAGCCGGGCCTTATGATCTGTTTCAGCCAGGGAAGACATTCTATATTATAGTCCACGGTGGCGCATAGGAAAATAAAATCACAGAGGGCAAATTTGGAATCATGCTCATCACAGGCAATATCCACAATACCGTCAAAGACGGCGTCCTCTAAAGTGTCCCTGGTCCGGTTATAAGCGAGGATCTGGTATTCCGGATGAAATTTCCGGATGGCTTTGGCTATGGAGCCGCCGATCAAACCGAGACCAATAAAGCCAATCGTAGTTGTTTCCATTGAAATATGCTCCTTCTTCTTTTTGTGACAGCAAAAAAGTCTGTATCAGAAGCTTTTGCTGTAATAAACGGCGGATCTTATGTCCGCCAAACAGTATTATTTTATGACAAGGAGCGCCAATTGTCAACGATTTTGCACTTTAAAGCGATAAAACGTAATTTTGACCAATAAAAAAGAAAAATTTCTTGTCTAATTTGAATAAAATACTTGAATTGTTGCTTCCTTTTTAGTAAAATATATACATATCAAAAATTGGGAGGTATTACATATGGACGTTTTCAGAAGCGACAGAATTAGAAATGTGGTCCTGCTCGGTCATGGCGGTGCCGGAAAGACAAGTCTGGTGGAGGCAATGGCTTACTTGTCAGGTATTACGAACCGCTTGGGAAAGGTAACAGATGGTAACACGGTAAGTGATTATGATAAAGAGGAGATCAAAAGAAAATTCTCAATTTCGACATCTGTGGTTCCGATTCAATGGGGAAAAGTAAAAATCAATGTACTGGACACCCCGGGCTATTTCGACTTTGTAGGGGAAGTGGAGGAAGCAGTAGCAGCGGCCGATGCAGCGATCATTGTGGTTTCAGGAAAATCAGGGGTACAGGTGGGAACACAGAAAGCCTGGGAGATGTGTGAAAAGTACAATCTGCCCCGCATGTTCTTTGTGACCGAGATGGATGTGGACAATGTAAGCTACAGGAAAGTAGTGGAAAGCCTGACTGAGCTGTACGGAAAGAAAATTGCGCCGATCCATATGCCGATCCGTGAAAATGAAGAATTCGTAGGCTATGTCAATATTGTAAAACAAGCCGGAAGAAGATACATCGACAGAGGCCAGAAGAAGGAATGCCCGGTTCCCGATTATCTGCAGGAATATCTGGAGCAGTACCATGACATCCTGATGGAGTCCGTAGCAGAGATCAGTGAAGAGTTTATGGACCGTTACTTTGCGGGAGAAGAGTTCTCCGTGGCAGAAGTTTCCGCGGCTCTTAAGATGAACATCTCAGACGGCAGCATCATTCCCGTATGTATGGGCTCTACTGTGAATGTTCAGGGTGTTGCCAACCTGTTGGATGATATCTGCGGCTATTTCCCAAGCCCGGACCAGAAAACATGTGCCGGCATGAATGCCAAGACAAATGAGATCTATCAGGCCAATTATGATTTCGCCAAAGCCAAA is a window encoding:
- a CDS encoding prephenate dehydrogenase; the protein is METTTIGFIGLGLIGGSIAKAIRKFHPEYQILAYNRTRDTLEDAVFDGIVDIACDEHDSKFALCDFIFLCATVDYNIECLPWLKQIIRPGCILTDVGSVKGEIHREITALSMAPNFIGGHPMAGSEKTGYEHSTDHLIENAYYILTPSEEVGLDKIGVYTELVTSIGALPMILTWEEHDYITAAVSHLPHVVAAALVNLVNKLDSPSQHMKSIAAGGFKDITRIASSSPYMWQQICMENPENISQVLDEFIRLIVQAKYLVDQRDGDGLYQMFSDSREYRDSISDTSSGPIKKEYALYCDIIDETGAIATIATILSMNNISIKNIGIIHNREFDEGVLKIDFYDQTAQQEAAEQLGKRNYIIYER